The Opitutus sp. ER46 genome segment CACGGCATCACGCTTGCGCAACTCCTTGACCGTGTGCTCCAAGCCCAATCGGACGAAATCGTAGGCCTTGCGGTCATACCGCGAGTCCTCCTTGCAGATTTGGGCGACGATCTCGGAAAAATCCGGGTTTTGCATGAGCCGATTGACGCGAGATTGGCACACCCGCCCCGCCCGCGCAACCCTCGAGCCGTCGCTTGGGCCGGGCAATTGCATATGCGTGTTATTGCTAACGAGTATTATCTGGAAATTCCCCTATGCGGCGTCAAAATCGCCGTGAAACATGATCGCTTCGACTCAACCGAACCCCTCCCTTCCTCCGGCCGCCAAGCCGGTAGCCAAGCCTTCCACTCCGGTGGAGCTTGCCACGGCAAAGCTTAAAGCCGCTGGCTTGCGCATCACGCAGCCTCGCCTCGCCATTCTGGGTGCCATGAGCAAGCGCACCCAGCCGACGAGCATCGAACAGATTCACGAGGATGTGGGCGCGGACAACTGCGATCTCGTCACCGTCTACCGCTGCGTCGCCGCTTTCGAGGAAATCGGCGTCGTTCGCCGGGCGTTCTTCCACAACGGCACCGCGATGTACGAGATGAATCTCGGCGGGCCGGCCCGTTACCACGTCGTCTGCAAGCAGACGAATCGTATCGAAGAGCTGGATGACGCGACCACCGAAGAACTTAGAAAAGCCGTCGAGGCCGTCCAGCAGAAGCTCCGCGATCGCGGCTTCACCGACGTCGAGCACATCGTCGAGTTCTTTGGCGTTGCTCCCCAAGCCGCCGCCACACCGGCCCCTGCCGCTGCCGTCGCCGCTCAGGTCTGAGCTTATTCTTTTCTAGCCCAATACTTAGCGCGAGCCCATTGGCTCGCGCTTTTTTGTGCGATGCTCCCCAGCGCGTGTCCGCACTCGCTCCCGCGCACCCGCCCGGGACTACGCCGGTGGTTCCGCCGTAAGCCGAATGCGCGGATCGAGCCACAGGAGCAGGAGGTCGCTCACAAGGGTGCCGACCATACCTAACACGCTAAGCACCATTAGCATCGAGCCAGCGAGATAGACATCCTCCGCGACGAGGGCATCGAGCAACGTGGGACCTACCATCGGCAGGCTCAGGACCATCGCCACGATCGCACCGCCCGAGACGAGCTGCGGGAAAAGTCCGCCGAGACTCGAAACCAGCGGATTCAACGCCAGCCGCACCGGATATTTCAGCAACAGGCGGATCGGCCTGAGGCCTTTGGCACGTGCGGTTGTTACGTATGGCTTCTTCAGTTCGTCCAACAGATTTGCCCGCATCACGCGGATCATCCCGGCGGCCGAGCCGAACCCCAGAACCATCACCGGGAGCCAGAGGTGCTTCAACAGATCGACGATCTTGGGCCAGTTCCAGCCGCGCATCGTCGCAAACTCCGGTGAAAACAGACCGTCGATGTTTAATCCAAGCCAACGCTTCGCCGCGTACATCGTGATCAAAGCCAGCAGGAACGAGGGTACCGACATCGCCAGGAACGCCCCGAATGTGAGGACGTAGTCCCCGACCGAGTACTGGCGCACGGCGGAGAATATTCCCGCCGGCAATGCCACCGCCCACGTAAAGATGACCGTGGCGACCGACACCACGAGCGTCAGCATCACCCGATCCCCGATCACCTCGCTCACCGGCTTCTCGTGCTCCATCGACAAGCCCAGATTGCCCTGCAACAGGCCGGCGTCCTGCGACTCGAAGCTAACGAACCACTTGAAGCCCATCCAGCGCGCGTACCGTTCAAGCAACGGTTCATCCAGGTGAAAGCTCTTCCGCAACTCGGCCGCAAGAGCCTCCGCCTCCCCGCCTCCCTGCATCTCCAGCCGCATCACCCGCACCGTCGCGAAATCGCCCGGTGGCAACTGCACCAGGGCAAAAACGATCAGTGACACGACCAGCAGCGTCGGGACCATCAGCAGGAGCCGGCGCCCAATCAGCGGGTGGCGCCCGGCCAGCAGCACCACCACCAGCCCCGCCGCGGCCAGAATCAGGCCGCCCAGCATCCGCCCGAACCACGTGGGGCGCTCCGCGTCTGCCGCCAGCATGCCGGCGCCGAGCCCCGGCTCCGGCACGATGTGCGCCACTGCCCGTTTCGTGGCCGCGAAGGTCAGGGGGTCCTCCGCCGGCTTGTCCCAGAAAT includes the following:
- a CDS encoding transcriptional repressor; the protein is MIASTQPNPSLPPAAKPVAKPSTPVELATAKLKAAGLRITQPRLAILGAMSKRTQPTSIEQIHEDVGADNCDLVTVYRCVAAFEEIGVVRRAFFHNGTAMYEMNLGGPARYHVVCKQTNRIEELDDATTEELRKAVEAVQQKLRDRGFTDVEHIVEFFGVAPQAAATPAPAAAVAAQV
- a CDS encoding ABC transporter permease, with amino-acid sequence MIGRRLLLMVPTLLVVSLIVFALVQLPPGDFATVRVMRLEMQGGGEAEALAAELRKSFHLDEPLLERYARWMGFKWFVSFESQDAGLLQGNLGLSMEHEKPVSEVIGDRVMLTLVVSVATVIFTWAVALPAGIFSAVRQYSVGDYVLTFGAFLAMSVPSFLLALITMYAAKRWLGLNIDGLFSPEFATMRGWNWPKIVDLLKHLWLPVMVLGFGSAAGMIRVMRANLLDELKKPYVTTARAKGLRPIRLLLKYPVRLALNPLVSSLGGLFPQLVSGGAIVAMVLSLPMVGPTLLDALVAEDVYLAGSMLMVLSVLGMVGTLVSDLLLLWLDPRIRLTAEPPA